A window from Neodiprion fabricii isolate iyNeoFabr1 chromosome 2, iyNeoFabr1.1, whole genome shotgun sequence encodes these proteins:
- the LOC124174792 gene encoding protein Tube, producing the protein MDANTEIRKLRPAELYKLGRILTASDSWKMLMAIVPKEGTENVPKFSTEHFELIEQASRQQRKSAAEIFLEEWSTMGKRRPTLQSTLTLLVKAQLFKAADYIAVDLLHGQPPQRPLSGPAAPVIISDEEIEMLLNETASEHDEKLTCRISEPPENLDVILDGMSYPSELSYQNSTESKVLVNETLKNSDLMQFSISSTKLCKSSHQNLNVGPESNLIQFSSNSVHDSTNSSLSILKQVQKRSSVKHGHKDFRAPNNGVESSYDGANEFTTVSDYDQLELKSSELPAVVANLGNGIRTTYSELDSSELPQIVAEIGKRESSNPTKLPAKLQSFGENTDVSTSSTSSDSSSSNSDTNAMNTYDNYSNDNIPICVNALLGSSENYELVTAELPQIVADLGRDQQCSFTDSKSG; encoded by the exons ATGGATGCCAATACTGAGATACGTAAATTGAGGCCTGCAGAGCTGTATAAACTTGGTAGAATATTGACTGCCTCTGATTCATGGAAAATGTTGATGGCGATTGTGCCCAAGGAAGGAACTGAAAATGTTCCAAAATTCAGTACCGAACACTTTGA ACTGATTGAACAGGCCAGTCGCCAACAACGAAAATCAGcggcagaaatatttttagaagAATGGAGCACAATGGGAAAACGTAGGCCAACTTTGCAGTCCACTTTGACTCTTCTCGTCAAGGCTCAATTGTTTAAAGCTGCAGATTATATTGCAGTTGATTTATTGCATG GCCAACCTCCGCAAAGACCGTTGAGTGGCCCAGCTGCTCCAGTGATTATTTCtgatgaagaaattgaaatgttgTTGAATGAGACAGCTTCGGAGCACGATGAAAAGCTAACGTGTCGAATTTCGGAGCCACCAGAAAATTTGGATGTAATCTTGGACGGAATGAGTTATCCTAGTGAACTTTCTTATCAAAATTCAACAGAATCAAAAGTCTTGGTTAACGAAACTTTAAAGAATTCTGATTTAATGCAATTTAGTATAAGCAGTACAAAGTTGTGTAAAAGTAGCCATCAAAATCTTAATGTGGGCCCGGAGTccaatttaattcaattcagTAGCAATAGTGTTCATGATAGTACAAATAGTTCTCTGTCTATACTCAAACAAGTTCAAAAACGAAGCTCCGTGAAACATGGGCATAAAGATTTTCGCGCACCAAATAACGGTGTCGAATCATCATATGATGGCGCAAATGAGTTTACTACTGTCAGTGATTATGATCAGCTTGAATTGAAGTCTAGCGAATTGCCGGCAGTTGTGGCAAACCTTGGTAACGGCATTCGAACCACGTACAGCGAATTAGATTCGAGCGAATTGCCACAAATTGTAGCCGAAATTGGTAAACGAGAATCATCGAATCCAACCAAATTGCCAGCCAAACTTCAGTCATTTGGAGAAAACACTGACGTTTCAACTTCTTCGACATCATCAGATTCGTCGTCATCAAATTCTGACACTAATGCCATGAATACATATGACAATTACAGTAATGACAACATACCGATTTGTGTAAACGCTCTTCTTGGAAGCTCGGAAAATTATGAACTGGTAACAGCAGAATTACCGCAAATAGTAGCAGACTTGGGACGGGATCAACAATGCAGTTTTACCGATTCAAAATCTGGATGA